Proteins co-encoded in one Haladaptatus sp. ZSTT2 genomic window:
- a CDS encoding THUMP domain-containing protein, which yields MYVLELGGEDHAFAACEAESAATSVSVMATGLARCGSIDPDAVSRLAYTHRASELVGHTDASVASARTLLSAATFDREGSVAVRARNIQRTANVSTQQAERELGSVLVDRGFSVDLDDPDHTLRALFADDVCALGWEAAASVRDFGDRNPTTRPFFQPGSMAPLLARALVNIAGGGPGRTIVDPMCGTGGVLLEAGLIGSRAIGNDAQWKMVRGTEENLGTLLPDDADFGVIRGDATALALRDDVADGVVFDAPYGRQSKIANLDLETLVEGALSEARRVGSKCVLVADRPWAEAARAAGWEVTHAFKRYVHGTLTRHILVLSPQDMSPGSSDS from the coding sequence GTGTACGTCCTGGAACTCGGCGGCGAAGATCACGCCTTCGCCGCCTGCGAGGCCGAAAGCGCCGCCACGAGCGTCTCCGTGATGGCCACCGGCCTCGCTCGCTGTGGCAGTATCGACCCCGATGCCGTCTCCCGACTCGCCTACACCCACCGCGCGAGCGAACTCGTTGGCCACACCGACGCCTCGGTCGCAAGCGCCCGCACCCTCCTTTCTGCTGCCACATTCGACCGCGAAGGGAGCGTCGCCGTCCGCGCCCGCAACATCCAGCGCACCGCGAACGTCTCGACGCAGCAGGCAGAGCGCGAACTCGGCAGCGTGCTCGTAGACCGCGGCTTCAGCGTCGATTTAGACGACCCAGACCACACGCTTCGCGCGCTGTTCGCAGACGACGTGTGCGCCCTCGGCTGGGAGGCCGCCGCGAGCGTCCGCGACTTTGGTGATCGGAATCCGACCACTCGCCCCTTCTTCCAGCCCGGGTCGATGGCACCGCTGCTCGCCCGCGCCCTCGTCAACATCGCCGGTGGCGGCCCCGGTCGAACCATCGTCGACCCGATGTGTGGCACCGGCGGTGTGTTGCTCGAAGCCGGACTCATCGGGTCGCGCGCCATCGGTAACGACGCCCAGTGGAAGATGGTGCGAGGCACCGAGGAAAATCTCGGAACGCTCCTCCCCGACGACGCCGACTTCGGCGTGATTCGCGGGGACGCAACCGCCCTCGCGCTCCGGGACGACGTTGCAGACGGCGTGGTGTTCGACGCACCGTACGGTCGCCAGTCGAAAATCGCCAACCTCGACCTCGAAACACTCGTCGAAGGCGCGCTCAGTGAAGCCCGCCGCGTCGGGAGCAAATGCGTCCTCGTCGCAGACCGCCCGTGGGCCGAAGCCGCCCGTGCGGCGGGCTGGGAGGTCACCCACGCCTTCAAGCGCTACGTCCACGGGACGCTCACGCGCCACATCCTCGTCCTCTCTCCTCAGGACATGTCGCCGGGGTCGTCCGACTCGTAG
- a CDS encoding D-glucuronyl C5-epimerase family protein gives MGKRPPSDRLTSSRRRLLALAGALGLAGCSQLPPNSDDSGATTTRTTTTEPTETHTTETQTTTESPEPTHEALVGEVPIQRTEYTYRELPYEKRPQFFGAFRNSPPECRTSPDALDSVPNLIPATVDGETGHFPLRTTRWLLRCLHCYRTEGDAAYLEKAEEMSQALVDDAAVGENDGLYFSYRLDKAGSSAELKAPWYSGMCQGVGLSAYTYFHELTGDEKYKKLAQRVFQTFKSVKSTTDGPWTTMVDSDGYYWVEEYPFEPPTHVLNGYCIGIWGLYDYWLHTKSAEAKRLLDASVTTIQQYAENWRVPGEVSYYGLDGHRRWELGQTERYPDPYRGNDYYHGVHLIQLGKLYQITDDDYFREVRELYESDDPGDMS, from the coding sequence ATGGGTAAGCGGCCACCCAGTGACCGCCTCACGAGTTCTCGGCGGCGGTTGCTCGCGCTCGCGGGCGCACTCGGCCTCGCCGGGTGTTCGCAGTTACCCCCCAACAGCGACGACTCGGGAGCGACCACTACCCGAACCACAACCACCGAGCCGACAGAGACACACACCACGGAAACGCAGACGACCACCGAGTCGCCGGAACCAACTCACGAAGCGCTGGTTGGCGAGGTCCCCATCCAGCGAACCGAGTACACCTACCGTGAGTTACCGTACGAAAAGCGCCCGCAGTTTTTCGGTGCATTCCGCAATTCACCGCCGGAGTGTCGGACTTCACCGGACGCCCTTGACAGCGTGCCGAACCTCATTCCGGCCACGGTGGACGGCGAAACCGGCCACTTCCCGCTGCGGACGACGCGGTGGCTCCTGCGCTGTCTGCACTGCTATCGCACCGAGGGCGACGCGGCGTATCTCGAAAAAGCAGAAGAGATGTCACAGGCCCTCGTTGACGACGCCGCCGTTGGCGAGAACGACGGCCTGTACTTCTCCTATCGCCTCGACAAAGCCGGCTCAAGCGCCGAGCTGAAAGCGCCGTGGTACTCCGGCATGTGCCAGGGCGTGGGCCTCTCTGCGTACACCTACTTCCACGAACTCACCGGCGACGAGAAGTACAAGAAACTCGCACAGCGCGTCTTCCAGACGTTCAAGTCCGTCAAAAGCACCACCGACGGCCCTTGGACGACGATGGTCGATTCAGATGGATATTACTGGGTTGAGGAGTACCCCTTCGAGCCGCCAACGCACGTCTTGAATGGCTATTGCATCGGTATCTGGGGGCTGTACGACTACTGGCTGCACACGAAATCCGCAGAGGCGAAACGTCTGCTCGACGCGAGCGTCACGACCATCCAACAGTACGCAGAAAACTGGCGCGTGCCCGGTGAGGTGAGCTACTATGGCTTAGACGGCCACCGACGCTGGGAACTCGGCCAGACAGAGCGGTACCCAGACCCGTATCGGGGCAACGACTACTACCACGGCGTCCACCTCATCCAGCTCGGTAAGTTGTACCAGATAACGGATGATGACTACTTCAGAGAAGTGCGCGAACTCTACGAGTCGGACGACCCCGGCGACATGTCCTGA
- a CDS encoding TATA-box-binding protein — protein MTDPKETINIENVVASTGIGQELDLQSVAMDLEGADYDPEQFPGLVYRTQNPKSAALIFRSGKIVCTGAKSTDDVHESLNIVFDKLRELNIDVDEDPEIVVQNIVTSADLGRNLNLNAIAIGLGLENIEYEPEQFPGLVYRIDEPKVVALLFGSGKLVITGGKQPVDAEHAVDKIVSRLEELGLLE, from the coding sequence ATGACTGACCCCAAGGAGACTATTAATATCGAGAACGTCGTTGCCTCCACAGGCATCGGTCAGGAACTCGACCTTCAGTCTGTCGCAATGGACCTTGAGGGGGCGGACTACGACCCCGAGCAGTTCCCCGGTCTCGTCTACCGTACGCAGAACCCGAAATCTGCCGCACTCATCTTCCGCTCCGGCAAAATCGTCTGCACTGGCGCGAAGAGTACCGACGACGTCCACGAGAGCCTGAACATCGTGTTCGACAAACTCCGTGAACTCAACATTGACGTCGACGAAGACCCGGAAATCGTCGTCCAGAACATCGTCACGAGCGCCGACCTCGGGCGCAACCTCAACCTGAACGCAATCGCCATCGGCCTCGGCTTAGAGAACATCGAGTACGAACCAGAGCAGTTCCCGGGCCTCGTCTACCGCATTGACGAACCGAAAGTCGTCGCCCTTCTCTTTGGCTCCGGCAAACTCGTCATCACCGGCGGGAAACAGCCCGTCGACGCAGAGCACGCCGTCGACAAAATCGTCTCGCGGCTGGAAGAACTCGGCCTGCTCGAGTAA
- a CDS encoding adenosylhomocysteinase: MSEAYPPVSEHLDDVETARAEGRRKMDWALQHMPILQALRETYEAEKPFAGHVIGMAMHVEAKTANLVELLALGGAEVAITGCNPLSTHNDVSAALDANDNITSYAVRGVDSDEYYDAIEAVIAHEPTITVDDGMDMVAAIHESHPELIDTIIGGAEETTTGVHRLRAMDRDGELKYPVFAVNDTPMKRLFDNIHGTGESSLATIAMTTNLSYAGKTVVVAGYGYCGKGVAKKAAGQNAHVVVTEVDPRRALEAHMEGYEVLPMADAAEIGDVFITTTGNRDVITREHFEVMKDGVLLANAGHFDVEINLDQLDDLAANVYEARDGVMAYEMADGRDLNVLAEGRLVNLASPIALGHPVEVMDQSFGVQAVVVEELVENAEKYDAGVHEVPDELDRRVAEIKLEAEGIDFDALSEAQADYLGSWDHGT, from the coding sequence ATGAGTGAAGCCTATCCGCCAGTGAGCGAGCATCTCGACGACGTCGAGACCGCTCGCGCTGAAGGGCGCCGCAAGATGGACTGGGCGCTCCAGCACATGCCGATTCTCCAGGCGCTCCGCGAGACGTACGAAGCCGAAAAGCCGTTTGCCGGACACGTCATCGGGATGGCGATGCACGTCGAAGCGAAAACCGCGAACCTCGTCGAACTGCTCGCCCTCGGCGGCGCGGAAGTCGCCATCACGGGCTGCAACCCGCTCTCGACGCACAACGACGTGAGCGCCGCGCTCGACGCGAACGACAACATCACCTCCTACGCCGTCCGCGGCGTCGACAGCGACGAGTACTACGACGCCATCGAGGCCGTCATCGCCCACGAGCCGACCATCACCGTAGACGACGGCATGGACATGGTCGCCGCCATCCACGAGAGCCACCCCGAGCTCATCGACACCATCATCGGCGGCGCAGAGGAGACGACCACGGGCGTCCACCGCCTGCGCGCGATGGACCGCGACGGCGAACTCAAGTACCCCGTCTTCGCCGTGAACGACACGCCGATGAAGCGCCTGTTCGACAACATCCACGGCACCGGCGAGTCCAGTTTGGCGACAATCGCCATGACGACGAACCTCTCCTATGCGGGCAAAACCGTGGTCGTCGCCGGCTACGGCTACTGTGGCAAGGGTGTGGCGAAGAAGGCCGCTGGTCAGAACGCCCACGTCGTCGTCACGGAAGTCGACCCACGCCGCGCGCTCGAAGCCCACATGGAGGGCTATGAGGTGCTGCCAATGGCCGACGCCGCAGAAATCGGTGACGTGTTCATCACGACCACCGGCAACCGCGACGTCATCACCCGCGAGCACTTCGAGGTCATGAAAGACGGCGTCTTGCTCGCAAACGCGGGCCACTTCGACGTCGAAATCAATCTCGACCAGCTCGACGACCTCGCAGCGAACGTCTACGAGGCACGCGACGGTGTCATGGCCTACGAAATGGCCGACGGGCGCGACCTGAACGTCCTCGCCGAAGGCCGTCTCGTCAACCTCGCAAGCCCAATCGCACTCGGCCATCCGGTCGAAGTGATGGACCAGAGCTTCGGCGTGCAGGCCGTCGTGGTCGAAGAACTCGTCGAGAATGCTGAAAAGTACGACGCAGGCGTCCACGAGGTTCCAGACGAACTCGACCGCCGCGTCGCAGAAATCAAGCTGGAGGCAGAGGGCATCGACTTCGATGCGCTCTCAGAGGCCCAAGCCGACTATCTCGGTAGCTGGGACCACGGAACGTAG
- a CDS encoding DUF7473 family protein — MDSTALQVTPAEGGLLAVAGTFVLGALFYALTAHIAARYVLGDVPVTRALMVGPVPALVTILLQQYPVAVMLVMGFLADFLAIRFVYRVRLKTGGLITVIHYTVTVLIALVLANLLALLSTAPV; from the coding sequence ATGGACTCTACCGCATTGCAGGTCACTCCCGCAGAAGGCGGCCTGCTCGCGGTCGCCGGAACGTTCGTCCTTGGGGCGCTTTTTTACGCACTCACGGCGCACATCGCCGCCCGCTACGTCCTCGGAGACGTGCCCGTCACCCGCGCGCTCATGGTCGGGCCCGTGCCCGCACTCGTGACGATTCTGCTCCAACAGTACCCCGTCGCGGTGATGCTCGTGATGGGCTTTCTCGCAGACTTCCTCGCCATTCGCTTCGTCTATCGCGTCAGGCTCAAAACGGGCGGCCTCATCACGGTCATCCACTACACCGTGACGGTGCTCATCGCGCTCGTCCTCGCAAACCTCTTGGCGCTGCTCAGTACCGCACCCGTCTGA
- the hisG gene encoding ATP phosphoribosyltransferase → MRIAVPNKGRLHDPTIDLLERAGLHVVDGADRKLYASTVDPDVTILFVRAADIPEYVADGAADIGITGLDQKHESGVTNLTDLLDLGYGQCRLVLAAPEDGDIEEIYDLEGKTVATEFPNIARNYFAERDIDPDIVEVTGATELTPHVDMADAIIDITSTGTTLRVNRLAILDEVLNSSVRLFARDDVVDDAKVDQIKTALNSVLHAEGKRYLMMNVPRDQLDAIREALPGLGGPTVMDIAGGDAVAVHVVVDERDVFETITEVKQLGASGILVTEIERLVE, encoded by the coding sequence ATGCGCATCGCCGTGCCGAACAAAGGCCGACTGCACGACCCGACGATTGACCTGCTCGAACGCGCAGGACTCCATGTCGTGGACGGCGCAGACCGCAAACTCTACGCCAGCACGGTTGACCCCGACGTGACGATTCTGTTCGTCCGCGCCGCAGACATCCCCGAGTACGTCGCAGACGGTGCGGCAGACATCGGCATCACGGGCTTAGACCAGAAACACGAATCCGGGGTCACGAACCTCACCGACCTCTTAGACCTCGGCTACGGCCAGTGTCGCCTCGTCCTCGCCGCGCCCGAAGACGGCGACATCGAGGAAATTTATGACTTGGAGGGGAAAACCGTCGCCACCGAGTTCCCGAACATCGCGCGCAACTACTTCGCAGAACGCGACATCGACCCTGACATCGTGGAGGTCACGGGCGCGACCGAACTCACCCCGCACGTCGATATGGCCGACGCCATCATCGACATCACCTCAACGGGGACAACGCTTCGCGTCAACCGGCTTGCCATCCTCGACGAAGTGCTGAACAGCTCTGTCCGGCTGTTCGCTCGCGATGACGTGGTTGACGACGCCAAGGTGGACCAAATCAAGACCGCGCTCAACTCCGTGTTACACGCAGAGGGCAAGCGCTATCTGATGATGAACGTCCCGCGCGACCAGCTAGACGCCATCCGCGAGGCGCTCCCCGGTCTCGGCGGGCCAACGGTCATGGACATCGCGGGCGGCGACGCCGTCGCAGTTCATGTGGTCGTTGACGAACGCGACGTGTTCGAGACCATCACCGAGGTCAAACAGCTCGGCGCGTCCGGGATTTTGGTGACCGAAATCGAACGCCTTGTCGAATAA
- a CDS encoding amidohydrolase, which translates to MTTLQITGGTVLRPDFSVEAADVLVDQDSGTILAVGDVEDGDETLDASGSLVMPGLVNAHCHVAMTLLRGYADDKPLGEWLREDIWPAEAELTPEDVRAGAELGIVEMLKAGVTTFGDMYFEVPEVAAAVEELGVRARIGHGIVTIGRDEEAAWDDINESFDVATEFDGAADGRIKTAVMPHSLTTVGEEYYRDFIPQVREAGLSLHYHANETVNEVEPIVEERGERPIEYADDLGMLEADDFFAHGVHLNETEISLLAAREAAVVHCPASNMKLASGMAPVQKLRDAGVTVALGTDGAASNNDLDLFDEMRDAAMLGKLAAQDASAVPAEAVVEMATQGGADALGFDVGRLEEGAKADIAVVDFDAPHLTPAHDYVSHLAYAVRGSDVRHTVCDGQVLMRDRDVLVADEDAIRERAADAAHALVERV; encoded by the coding sequence ATGACTACGCTCCAGATTACCGGCGGGACGGTGCTCCGACCGGACTTTTCGGTCGAAGCCGCAGACGTGCTCGTAGACCAAGACTCGGGCACGATTCTCGCCGTGGGTGACGTGGAAGACGGCGACGAAACGCTCGACGCGTCGGGGTCACTCGTCATGCCGGGGCTCGTAAACGCCCACTGCCACGTTGCGATGACGCTCCTGCGTGGCTACGCCGACGACAAGCCGCTCGGGGAGTGGCTGCGAGAGGACATCTGGCCCGCAGAGGCCGAGTTGACGCCGGAAGACGTGCGCGCCGGAGCCGAGTTGGGCATCGTCGAAATGCTCAAAGCCGGTGTCACGACGTTCGGAGACATGTATTTCGAGGTTCCAGAGGTTGCCGCCGCCGTCGAGGAGTTGGGCGTCCGCGCCCGCATCGGTCACGGCATCGTCACGATTGGCAGAGATGAAGAGGCCGCATGGGACGACATCAACGAATCCTTCGACGTGGCCACCGAGTTCGACGGCGCGGCAGACGGCCGCATCAAGACGGCTGTGATGCCCCACAGCCTCACGACGGTCGGCGAAGAATACTACCGCGACTTCATCCCGCAGGTGCGCGAGGCGGGCCTCTCGCTACACTACCACGCGAACGAGACGGTGAACGAAGTCGAGCCAATCGTCGAAGAACGCGGCGAACGCCCCATCGAGTACGCAGACGACCTCGGCATGCTGGAAGCAGACGACTTCTTCGCCCACGGCGTCCACCTCAATGAAACCGAGATTTCCCTGCTCGCAGCCCGCGAAGCCGCTGTCGTCCACTGCCCGGCCTCGAACATGAAACTCGCGAGCGGAATGGCCCCCGTCCAGAAACTCCGCGACGCGGGCGTAACCGTCGCACTCGGCACGGACGGCGCGGCCTCGAACAACGACTTAGACCTCTTCGATGAGATGCGCGACGCCGCGATGCTCGGCAAACTCGCCGCACAGGATGCGAGCGCCGTGCCCGCGGAAGCCGTCGTGGAGATGGCGACGCAAGGCGGCGCAGACGCGCTCGGCTTCGACGTGGGTCGCCTCGAGGAAGGCGCGAAAGCCGACATCGCCGTCGTGGACTTCGACGCGCCACACCTGACGCCCGCCCACGACTACGTGAGCCACCTCGCCTACGCAGTCCGCGGGTCTGACGTGCGCCACACCGTCTGTGACGGACAGGTACTCATGCGCGACCGCGACGTACTCGTCGCAGACGAAGACGCCATTCGTGAACGCGCTGCCGACGCCGCCCATGCACTCGTAGAGCGAGTCTAA